One window from the genome of Plasmodium reichenowi strain SY57 chromosome 8, whole genome shotgun sequence encodes:
- a CDS encoding putative membrane protein (conserved Plasmodium membrane protein, unknown function) — translation MERDELKKGHKVVLCEENNEGMKKSDEYFSYMDENNINDYINYENGKNDDNNYIHSDDNKYIHSDDNKYIHSDDNNHVNIYDDNNNVNIYDDNNHVNIYDDNNNVNIYDNIYDNNFFNFGYAKDMLECDEEKKDAGFMIRDKERYEFLKYADYFFLEYKDNVHIYREIKFVLKMNNPSLLCLLKNICLLGHIIYFYEELYEQKLLTSKDINNIENILYKNEDNISNNYTIVYNSFLFLLEIIKLSKHMGVQKFAYYQIIRNKKLIQSISYNNFNYNRSKIKNKEHYFIKKDNEALFIKDIITLHIVNMLNQTHKHIRLYALKLSLLFISHISKCNHIINHIMNIIFQQINFEEYIHALVLFLKLIPYLSHDVLYHVIKKLYKSLLKKKDESSNVHSFFIHIKKKHMENEKPQKNIQHEKVYHPYHGENENVQGEKAIQLDLQKKDHGNKEKKNEKHIISDKNEKYISAQETNNSKEENISHMCNYLDIFKHLQCYNNNNNNNYYYYEDIYFSKNYKKNKYINKMIYIINDHFSFTKCLFLAMIGSKLNELYPYVSYYLFKKLWNIINKIFYIPYNQCDENKIVHLLDVFFYNTTLLSFTNIFLLNLQIIILKFLLNISQTYIMNKRYITFYSIRALLYLIKKKKLFICMDNYYIYQDKIMSNQPYPFNSMNHFVYMSTFQYSDILHILSVILFNNNNTDDYNNNNTNDFNNNYYYYYNCNTLSIYFFIKLIYKFFKVLQRRTTPNIFNIYRKKIKNVLNIKKNKHKYNIMNHKVFKDTNKNIHKHSYANFNFSYFDLNINKFITLFKNVQDGYIQKKDRSKVKHVKKKKVNDIKDETLKEFIKNDNKDDINKKNVIINNNKYNPFNNQDTQNEHEETGKFNFLITLDDANNKTDKEKHADIFFHNFICTATNKHTNNNINIKNLNITLDIIRKKKKKNKKKINKTNKIKKKQIYNIKYCNPYKNKXXXXXXXXXXXXXXXXXXXXXXXXXXXXXXXXXXXXXXXXXXXXXXXXXXXXXXXXXXXXXXXXXXXXXXXXXXXXXXXXXXXXXXXXXXXXXXXXXXXXXXXXXXXXXXXXXXXXXXXXXXXXXYHNIDDNNNYDNTCDNNNYNNITSSYTTSSSSCIYSSSSNIYNEQDYDKEKEKEMESTNFIKDTQQNCIISNNNNNSYDNNNFNSDALNNEINTFSHSSDINKYMSNINVGSDGISEISFSKNSIFNEDTNNFLFINNDKQNKSTNINTNINTNINTNKNTYINTNINTNINTNKNTNINTNINTNINTNKIYNTHYISYAFHILKQNKINLSNLIDEHKLYYHNYNENNLFTHFKNEFFKKGKEKNSDIPNIFVLKQIMFIKILFFLYKHNNLLIIKLYILKTLSILSKHLIFEEDIENFIRIFNYFVTHFLKQNDFTNTHTSALLKHDNNNNVHTHSTQLLKKQKYTNHLFQNIHKQNEKETLYSNNSYNSDHTSYLGSVIMSSDSSTQEQTKNKKNNKNKKNKKNDLNNFVNYLLNKNHMLILEETNSSFYNKNVLKNFIRIYITDIIHKLLKYKNQIILNSILYIFTSNQIIPFFNLFYIFNKEGIEQILKEPFFYLTVKKKYINQREKENQDEDLNINHTNNNHFDITKGDHKNEDKKSINKYPISYHHSYLNIINKHFFQSFQFDNISFNNVKALFYFSFFNFINDKDSMIIFRKKTLTFLNILNDIYFFKTNKYVFYREKYREKLFCVDKTNDFACISQANNLTRAGKMNELLCTSQVNKKLQNIERVGVLSYNERINLKIESMNGHKYINIEDDRIDKKNKIDIEYVIKNNDMKNNDIKSDDIKSDDIKSDDIKSDDIKSDDIKSDDIKSDDIKSDDIKSDDIKSNDIKSNDVNNSENSNKFSDDDDYYSSSSYSVSISCASYNSVDDGSTVHYVSDDDKESVDDDFSISSISNKSFKHRIIKSYDNLYNEDMSTNENIQMTCDIHECSYIYMYKIGLYCIISGYYNYGYKIFTKLYMMVNNRDIKLWLECLLNYCKFYYLKKNQQKQSKYLYVRKKSDKNNMYYIKNNRDEFYHNHNDFVNHCNYNIGYINPSKCLEKAQECIKQIISYKENFFHVFLFLQIKKNLYQAIENLIILINDIKYEINYTVKYFTYNIEEYINFLKSIFVYILLLSNFKYEFSRLSKRILYIYIVLIKTLFVICIFMKNKIIPYLFLNSSFLLNTMMDDNSTSGVQQNESTSEDDDDDDDDEGEEDDDGNTNKSTCKYNNVYHKDHYNEYIYNQDGNIINLKKKNTKFNLFIWGDDYTGYNFTRLYLERKKERIIRKKFFSKELKDVDGKSFQEIFEYIINLWKVSGEHFFFYDHIHNLNEMYYNLFKDNIINKKKILNFLKIYLLILNKINYPTPPRFLSSRAFPCVVSRAYIYKSNFGKMEYEVESVKCIGHLENAQAHVIKHFYYCNIKLVLRNKIIRNINVKAKGLSVLYTFHIQIENEDLKNFYIFMLPLDKDKQILGQAKPTDFFIKYV, via the exons ATGGAAAGAGATGAATTAAAGAAAGGACATAAAGTTGTACTGTGTGAAGAGAATAATGAGGGAATGAAAAAGAGCGATGAGTATTTTTCTTACATGGATGAgaacaatataaatgaCTACATAAATTATGAGAATGGGAAgaatgatgataataacTATATTCAtagtgatgataataaatatattcatagtgatgataataaatatattcatagtgatgataataatcatgttaatatttatgatgataataataatgttaatatttatgatgataataatcatgttaatatttatgatgataataataatgttaatatttatgataatatttatgataataatttttttaattttggTTATGCAAAAGATATGTTAGAGTgtgatgaagaaaaaaaagatgcTGGTTTTATGATAAGGGATAAAGAAAGATATGAATTTTTAAAGTATGCagattatttttttcttgaatataaagataatgtacatatatatcGTGAAATAAAGTttgtattaaaaatgaataatccatctttattatgtttattaaaaaatatatgtttattaggacatataatttatttttatgaagaattatatgaacagaaattattaacatcgaaagatataaataatatagaaaatatattatataaaaatgaagataatatatctaataattataccattgtttataattctttcctttttttattagaaataattaaattaagTAAACATATGGGTGTTCAAAAATTTGCTTATTATCAAATTattagaaataaaaaattgatTCAATcaatatcatataataattttaattataatcgaagtaaaataaaaaacaaagaacattattttataaagaaaGATAATGAAgcattatttataaaagatataattaCTTTACATATTGTTAATATGTTAAACCAAACTCATAAACACATTCGTCTATATGCATTAAAATTATCTttactttttatatcaCATATTAGTAAATGtaatcatataattaatcatattatgaatattatttttcaacAAATTAATTTTGAGGAATATATTCATGCTTTAGTACTTTTCCTTAAATTAATACCATATCTAAGTCATGATGTTCTATATCATGTTATCAAGAAGTTATATAAatctttattaaaaaaaaaagatgaatCTTCAAACGTACACTCCTTTTTCATACacataaaaaagaaacacATGGAAAATGAGAAACCGCAAAAAAATATCCAACATGAAAAGGTATACCACCCTTATCATGGGGAGAATGAGAATGTTCAGGGGGAAAAAGCTATACAACTTgatttacaaaaaaaagaccatggaaataaagaaaaaaaaaatgaaaaacatataataagtgataaaaatgaaaaatatatatccGCACAAGAAACAAATAACTCAAAGGAGGAGAATATATCACATATGTGTAACTAtttagatatatttaaacaTCTACaatgttataataataataataataataattattattattatgaagatatatatttttcaaaaaattataaaaagaataaatatataaacaaaatgatatatataataaacgatcatttttcttttacaaaatgtttatttttGGCAATGATAGGGAGTAAATTGAATGAATTGTATCCATATgtttcttattatttatttaaaaaactctggaatattataaataaaattttttatataccATATAATCAATGTGAcgaaaataaaattgtaCATTTGTTGgatgtatttttttataatactACATTATTAAgttttacaaatatatttttattaaatttacaaattattatattaaaatttttattgaACATATcacaaacatatataatgaataaaagatatataacCTTTTATTCAATAAGAgcattattatatctaataaaaaaaaaaaagttatttatttgtatggataattattatatatatcaagACAAAATTATGAGTAATCAACCTTATCCTTTTAATTCTATGAACCATTTTGTGTATATGTCTACCTTTCAATATTCTGATATATTACACATATTAAGCGTTATATTgtttaataataacaacacagatgattataataataacaacacaaatgattttaataataattattattattattataattgtaATACACTCTccatatatttctttatcaaattaatttataaattttttaaagttCTACAAAGGCGAACGACAcctaatatttttaatatatacaggaagaaaataaaaaatgttctcaacataaaaaaaaacaaacacaaatataatataatgaatcATAAGGTTTTTAAAGACacaaacaaaaatatacacaAGCATTCTTATGctaattttaatttttcttactttgatttgaatataaataaatttataacattatttaaaaatgtacaGGATGGATATATTCAAAAGAAAGACAGATCCAAAGTTAAAcatgttaaaaaaaaaaaagttaatGATATAAAGGATGAAACACTAAAAgaattcataaaaaatgacaataaagatgatattaataaaaagaatgttattattaataataataaatataatccATTTAATAATCAAGATACTCAAAATGAACATGAAGAAACAGGGAAATTCAACTTTCTTATAACACTCGATGATgctaataataaaacagataaagaaaaacatgctgatatttttttccacaattttatttgtactgcaacaaataaacacacaaacaataatataaatattaaaaatttaaacaTAACACTCGATATTAttaggaaaaaaaaaaagaaaaacaaaaagaaaataaataagaccaacaaaattaagaaaaaacaaatatataatataaaatattgcAATCCATACAAAAATAAANNNNNNNNNNNNNNNNNNNNNNNNNNNNNNNNNNNNNNNNNNNNNNNNNNNNNNNNNNNNNNNNNNNNNNNNNNNNNNNNNNNNNNNNNNNNNNNNNNNNNNNNNNNNNNNNNNNNNNNNNNNNNNNNNNNNNNNNNNNNNNNNNNNNNNNNNNNNNNNNNNNNNNNNNNNNNNNNNNNNNNNNNNNNNNNNNNNNNNNNNNNNNNNNNNNNNNNNNNNNNNNNNNNNNNNNNNNNNNNNNNNNNNNNNNNNNNNNNNNNNNNNNNNNNNNNNNNNNNNNNNNNNNNNNNNNNNNNNNNNNNNNNNNNNNNNNNNNNNNNNNNNNNNNNNNNNNNNNNNNNNNNNNNNNNNNNNNNNNNNNNNNNNNNNNNNNNTTATCACAATAtagatgataataataattatgataatacatgtgataataataattataacaatataaCTAGTAGTTATACTACTTCTTCTAGTAGTTGTATTTATAGTAGTAGTagcaatatatataatgaacaggattatgataaagaaaaagaaaaagaaatggAATCAACcaattttataaaagataCACAACAAAATTGTATtattagtaataataataataatagttatgataataataattttaatagTGATGctttaaataatgaaatcAATACATTTTCGCATTCTTcagatataaataaatatatgtctaatataaatgttgGAAGCGATGGAATAAGCGAAATTAGTTTTTCCAAAAATTCAATTTTTAATGAAGatacaaataattttttgttcataaataatgataaacaaaataaaagcacaaatataaatacaaatataaatacaaatataaatacaaacaaaaatacatatataaatacaaatataaatacaaatataaatacaaataaaaatacaaatataaatacaaatataaatacaaatataaatacaaataaaatatataacacacattatatatcttatgcttttcatattttaaaacaaaataaaataaaccTAAGCAACCTAATAGATGaacataaattatattatcataacTATAATGAAAACAATCTATTTAcacattttaaaaatgaattctttaaaaaaggaaaagaaaaaaattctgATATACCAAATATCTTTGTCTTAAAACAAATCatgtttataaaaatccttttctttctttatAAACATAACAACTTATTAATTATCAAACTGTATATTCTTAAAACGTTATCTATTTTATCAAaacatttaatttttgaaGAAGATATAGAAAACTTTATAAGAATATTCAATTATTTTGTtacacattttttaaaacaaaatgattTTACTAATACACACACATCAGCATTATTAAAACATgataacaacaataatgTACATACTCATTCTACTCAACTATTaaagaaacaaaaatatacaaatcatttatttcaaaatatacacaaacaaaatgaaaaggaaACATTATATAGTAATAACTCATATAATTCGGATCATACATCTTATTTAGGAAGTGTAATTATGTCATCAGATTCTTCTACACAAgaacaaacaaaaaataaaaaaaataataaaaataaaaaaaataaaaaaaatgatcttaacaattttgtaaattatttattaaataaaaatcatatGCTCATATTAGAAGAAACAAATAGctcattttataataaaaatgtattaaaaaattttatacgtatatatataacagatattatacataaattattgaaatataaaaaccaaataatattgaattccatactttatatttttacaagTAATCAAATTATACCATTCTTTAATCTgttctatatttttaataaagaaGGTATTGAACAAATATTGAAAGAACCCTTCTTTTATTTAAcagtaaaaaaaaaatatataaaccAAAGGGAAAAGGAAAACCAAGATGAGgatttaaatattaatcataccaataataatcattttGATATAACAAAAGGAGAccataaaaatgaagacaaaaaaagtattaataaatatccCATCTCTTATCATCATTCTTAtcttaatattataaacaaaCACTTTTTTCAATCATTCCAATTCGATAATATTAGTTTCAATAATGTTAAAGCgcttttttatttctccttttttaattttattaatgataaagattctatgattatatttagaaaaaaaacactCACATTCTTAAATATTctaaatgatatatatttttttaaaaccAACAAATACGTGTTTTATCGTGAAAAATATCGggaaaaattattttgtgTAGACAAAACAAATGATTTTGCATGTATAAGTCAGGCAAATAACTTAACACGTGCAGGAAAAATGAACGAATTATTATGTACAAGTCAggtaaataaaaagttgCAAAATATTGAAAGAGTTGGtgtattatcatataatgAGCGGATTAATTTGAAGATTGAGAGTATGAATGgacataaatatattaatattgaAGATGATAGgatagataaaaaaaataagataGACATAgaatatgtaataaaaaataatgatatgaaaaataatgacATCAAAAGTGATGATATCAAAAGTGATGATATCAAAAGTGATGATATCAAAAGTGATGATATCAAAAGTGATGATATCAAAAGTGATGATATCAAAAGTGATGACATCAAAAGTGATGATATCAAAAGTGATGATATCAAAAGTAATGATATCAAAAGTAATGATGTGAATAATAGTGAGAACTCAAATAAATTTTCTGATGACgatgattattattctAGTTCTTCATATAGTGTGTCGATATCTTGTGCATCTTACAATTCTGTTGATGATGGTAGTACTGTTCATTATGTATCAGATGATGATAAAGAATCTGTTGATGATGACTTTTCAATTTCTTCGATATCGAATAAATCTTTTAAACATAGGATAATAAAATCATATGacaatttatataatgaagatatgagtacaaatgaaaatatacaaatgaCTTGTGATATACATGAAtgttcttatatatatatgtataaaattgGTTTGTATTGTATAATTTCAGGGTATTATAATTATggatataaaatatttacaaaattatatatgatggTTAATAATAGagatataaaattatgGTTAGAATGCttattaaattattgtaaattttattatttaaagaaaaaccaacaaaaacaaagtaaatatttatatgtaagaaaaaagagtgataagaataatatgtattatataaaaaataatagagacgaattttatcataatcATAATGATTTTGTTAATCACTGTAATTATAACATTGGTTATATCAATCCATCAAAATGTTTAGAAAAGGCTCAAGAGTGtattaaacaaataataagttataaagaaaatttttttcatgtgttcctatttttacaaataaaaaaaaatttatatcaagctatagaaaatttaataattttaataaatgatataaaatatgaaataaattatacTGTGAAATATTTTACGTACAATAttgaagaatatataaattttttaaaaagtattttcgtatacatattattactatcgaattttaaatatgaattttCACGCTTATctaaaagaatattatatatatatattgtattgattaaaacattatttgttatatgCATTTTTATGAAGAATAAAATTATCCCCTACTTATTTTTGAATTCTTCCTTTTTGTTAAATACAATGATGGATGATAATTCTACAAGTGGGGTTCAACAAAATGAAAGTACCAGCgaagatgatgatgatgatgatgatgatgaaggtgaagaagatgatgatggaaatacaaataagagtacatgtaaatataataatgtatatcATAAAGACCACTATAAcgaatatatttataaccAGGATggtaatattataaatttaaaaaaaaagaatacaAAATTTAACTTATTCATATGGGGAGATGATTATACAGGATATAATTTTACCAGATTATATTtggaaagaaaaaaagaaaggaTAATACGaaagaaatttttttcaaaagaATTGAAAGATGTTGATGGAAAATCGTTTCAAGAaatttttgaatatataataaatttgtGGAAAGTATCAGGAGaacattttttcttttatgatcatatacataatttaaatgaaatgtattataatttatttaaagataatataataaataaaaaaaaaatcctcaattttttaaaaatatatcttttaattctaaacaaaattaattatCCGACTCCTCCTCGTTTCCTATCATCTCGTGCTTTCCCATGTGTAGTTAGTCGGGCATACATATACAAATCG aACTTTGGAAAAATGGAGTATGAAGTGGAGTCCGTTAAATGCATAGGTCACTTGGAAAATGCCCAa gCACATgtaataaaacatttttactattgtaatattaaattagttttgagaaataaaattataagaaatataaatgtaaaagCTAAAGGACTTTCTGTATTATATACGTTCCATATACAAATAGAAAACGAAGATTTAAAGAACTTTTATATCTTCATGTTACCACTGGATAAAGATAAACAAATACTGGGCCAAGCCAAGCCAACtgatttttttattaaatatgtataa